One stretch of Streptomyces sp. ML-6 DNA includes these proteins:
- a CDS encoding non-ribosomal peptide synthetase — MTAPTAPTRPTQQELRAELLRRRLAGRAGNGAKTPARTTAIPPADRTRPLELSAGQRQLWFLHQLDPESPEYLLPMAHRLRGPLPTHTLQHAFDALAARHEILRTRYVLDPAGPHQVIDPPGPVDLALTDRPGLDPTARDEAAAAFTRTHATQPLDLATDHPLRVRLLRLAPDDHVLLVVLHHIACDALTRPLLLDDLAALYRGEQLPELPVQYADYAAWTARSQNSPDADRGLDHWRRQLAGTQPLALPTDRPRPAVRTWDGATHGFDIPAATTEKLRTLARDNDATLFMVLLTAYQTLLGRYTGKRDIAVGTAVSARTRPELHRMAGYAYNTLVLRARWGTDPTFRDVLAANRTTVLDAFDHQDTPFDRIADELEPERDLSTTPLFQVMFDLATDEGTNTPDLPGLTAQPVPATGTIARFDLTLHLAERPDNTLHGSLEYATALFDPATAARIAGHYTRLLTQIATAPDTPLHALDPIGPQERALLLNGPATPPGTGHPLDPTTLRPVLHTILEQAAATPDATALRHDNTTCTYRRLAEESEHHARRLAALGIGPEDTVAVLLDRSPQLIAALLGIWRAGAAYVPIDPGCPDERIGHILATTRTRTVLTQTRHAHRFTTPDGGEDRPTGEGTRTPAGQDRPLVLVTDDPAEQAARTTATAALPTTHDLDTLAYVIHTSGSTGRPKGVLVTHRGLANYLGWTVQAYTHANPGGAPLFSSIAFDLGVPDLYAPLMTGRHVDLLPQDLDTADLGTLLARGAPYSFIKLTPGHLDLLQQQLTDDQIKNLAGLVIAAGDSFTTRLAERWTTSAGPHGTRLAAEYGPTEITVGNSAYFLDTPLTTELVPIGRAIPNTTMYVLDEHLGPLPIGVPGEVWIGGTGLARGYAGRPDLTAERFVPDPYGEPGTRLYRTGDIARVLPDGNLDFVTRADHQVKLRGYRIEPGEIETVLTAHEAVAEAVVLVREDTPGARELVAYLVPAQDADPADLTPAALRARAGETLPPYMVPAAYLTLDALPLTPNGKLDRAALPAPGRTATAVGAYTAPRDTTEHTLTRIWATVLGRDTVGIHDSFFELGGDSIRAVTLVGALREAGWETTVRDIFAHRTVARLRTALGDTLGHGHGHGETPAPHAPVARFALIDEKDRAALPADVTDAYPLSLTQAGMLVEMYGRSTENRYHNITSFRIRDHLPFDPDAFQQAADLIVERHEVMRTSFALDGHSRPLQLVHAAARMPCLFDDLRHLPAEQRTQTLWEFADRDRQQLFDLTRPPLMRMAVHLLDDESWWLSITECHPVIEGWSYHSQLMEMLRAYRALRSGNRPDPAPPLPAVRYADFIAGELRSLDDPADRDHWRHIVDTHERFTVPAGWQDDDETDERYRIDIPLTTLEPGLRTLATAAEVPYKSVLHAAHSKVLSLLTRAERFRGGMVADARPEQAGAERVSGMYLNSVPFPYERTATTWGQLAQQVFAREVELWPHRRYPMPAMRTPGGESHLIDVLFHYLDFHQVDTELIDIMASRDDSPNEFRLVVGTPVRGHLSLASRTRTLSRGRAKRLAALYTAVLTDMARTGADGDARHAYPDAHEHAALTAPALPHSHTPTDVLTAFETQAARTPNAPALSAGTATLSYAALDARAETVARHLRTLGAGPETRVAVLLDRGFDLVAALLGIWKTGAAQIPLDPCTPDTRIAATGFTLAVTEHRHAPRLGNTPLLITEELDPTPQPAPTPTRRTAPAHDPDRLAYVLHTSGSTGTPKGVEISHRSLAHYLHWAVEQYAAAGTGGAPWFTSAAFDLGIPALYAPLMTGQTVRLLPQTYRPEEFGTELLKGAPYSFVGLTPGHLALLETQLTDTELAGLAALAVCAGDAYPTAQADRVAARIRPGGMALAAEYGPTETTVAATALRVLPRHRHRPRPPAPGPAAPPSGLPAGLQHADTLHAPERPRHPRTLVALGSPLPGTTLRLLDTTLRPVPDGTAGEVWIGGDGLARGYAGRPDLTAAAFLPDPWGLPGTRLYRTGDLARRLPGGALEFLGRTDHQVKIRGHRVEPGEAEAALAADPSVSEALVTAVTAADGGKRLAAWVVPAPGHTVLVPALRERLRAVLPAAAIPATVTALPALPLGANGKRDRSAPAARTATAAPAPYQAPRTDTERRLAAVWAQVLGLEQVGMHDDFRDLGGDSLLVPPLLLAARRAGLPLDLATALRHHTVEHLAAALDVRTAHDPAQEG; from the coding sequence GTGACCGCACCCACCGCGCCGACCCGGCCCACCCAGCAGGAGCTGCGCGCCGAGCTCCTGCGCCGCCGCCTCGCCGGACGCGCCGGGAACGGCGCGAAAACCCCCGCCCGCACCACGGCGATCCCGCCCGCCGACCGCACCCGCCCCCTCGAACTGTCCGCCGGACAGCGCCAGCTGTGGTTCCTGCACCAGCTCGACCCCGAAAGCCCCGAATACCTCCTGCCGATGGCCCACCGGCTGCGCGGCCCCCTGCCCACGCACACCCTCCAGCACGCCTTCGACGCCCTGGCCGCCCGCCACGAGATCCTGCGCACCCGCTACGTCCTGGACCCCGCCGGCCCCCACCAGGTCATCGACCCGCCCGGCCCCGTCGACCTCGCCCTCACCGACCGGCCCGGCCTGGACCCCACCGCCCGGGACGAAGCCGCCGCCGCCTTCACCCGGACCCACGCCACCCAGCCCCTCGACCTGGCCACCGACCACCCCCTGCGCGTCCGGCTGCTGCGCCTGGCCCCCGACGACCACGTCCTGCTCGTCGTCCTGCACCACATCGCCTGCGACGCCCTGACCCGCCCCCTGCTCCTGGACGACCTCGCCGCCCTCTACCGCGGCGAACAACTGCCCGAACTGCCCGTCCAGTACGCCGACTACGCCGCCTGGACCGCCCGCAGCCAAAACAGCCCCGACGCCGACCGCGGCCTGGACCACTGGCGCCGGCAACTCGCCGGAACCCAGCCGCTCGCCCTGCCCACCGACCGGCCCCGCCCCGCCGTACGCACCTGGGACGGCGCCACCCACGGCTTCGACATCCCCGCCGCCACCACCGAAAAACTGCGCACCCTCGCCCGCGACAACGACGCCACCCTCTTCATGGTCCTGCTCACCGCCTACCAGACCCTGCTCGGCCGCTACACCGGCAAACGGGACATCGCCGTCGGCACCGCCGTCTCCGCACGCACCCGCCCCGAACTGCACCGCATGGCCGGATACGCGTACAACACCCTGGTCCTGCGGGCCCGCTGGGGCACCGACCCCACCTTCCGCGACGTCCTGGCCGCCAACCGCACCACCGTCCTGGACGCCTTCGACCACCAGGACACCCCCTTCGACCGCATCGCCGACGAACTGGAACCCGAACGCGACCTGTCCACCACCCCCCTCTTCCAGGTCATGTTCGACCTCGCCACCGACGAGGGAACCAACACCCCCGACCTGCCCGGCCTCACCGCCCAACCCGTCCCCGCCACCGGCACCATCGCCCGCTTCGACCTCACCCTGCACCTGGCCGAACGCCCCGACAACACCCTGCACGGCAGCCTCGAATACGCCACCGCCCTCTTCGACCCGGCCACCGCCGCCCGCATCGCCGGCCACTACACCCGCCTCCTCACCCAGATCGCCACCGCCCCCGACACCCCCCTGCACGCCCTCGACCCGATCGGCCCCCAGGAACGCGCCCTGCTCCTGAACGGCCCGGCCACCCCCCCGGGCACCGGCCACCCCCTCGACCCCACCACCCTGCGCCCCGTCCTGCACACCATCCTGGAACAGGCCGCCGCCACCCCCGACGCCACCGCCCTGCGCCACGACAACACCACCTGCACCTACCGCCGGCTCGCCGAGGAATCCGAACACCACGCCCGCCGCCTGGCCGCACTCGGCATCGGCCCCGAGGACACCGTCGCCGTCCTCCTGGACCGCTCACCGCAGCTGATCGCCGCCCTCCTCGGCATCTGGCGCGCCGGCGCCGCCTACGTACCCATCGACCCCGGCTGCCCCGACGAGCGCATCGGCCACATACTGGCCACCACCCGCACCCGCACCGTCCTCACCCAGACCCGCCACGCCCACCGCTTCACCACCCCCGACGGCGGCGAAGACCGCCCCACCGGGGAGGGAACCCGCACCCCCGCCGGGCAGGACCGCCCCCTCGTCCTGGTCACCGACGACCCCGCCGAACAGGCCGCCCGCACCACCGCCACCGCCGCCCTGCCCACCACCCACGACCTCGACACCCTCGCCTACGTCATCCACACCTCCGGCTCCACCGGCCGCCCCAAGGGCGTCCTGGTCACCCACCGCGGCCTGGCCAACTACCTCGGCTGGACCGTCCAGGCCTACACCCACGCCAACCCCGGCGGCGCCCCGCTGTTCTCCTCGATCGCCTTCGACCTCGGCGTACCCGACCTGTACGCACCGCTGATGACCGGCCGCCACGTCGACCTGCTCCCACAGGACCTCGACACCGCCGACCTCGGCACCCTGCTCGCCCGCGGCGCCCCGTACTCCTTCATCAAACTCACCCCCGGCCACCTCGACCTGCTCCAGCAGCAGCTGACCGACGACCAGATCAAGAACCTGGCCGGCCTCGTCATCGCCGCCGGCGACTCCTTCACCACCCGCCTCGCCGAACGCTGGACCACCTCGGCAGGCCCCCACGGCACCCGCCTGGCCGCCGAGTACGGCCCCACCGAGATCACCGTCGGCAACTCCGCCTACTTCCTCGACACCCCCCTCACCACCGAACTCGTCCCCATCGGCCGCGCCATCCCCAACACCACCATGTATGTCCTGGACGAACACCTGGGCCCCCTGCCCATCGGCGTGCCCGGCGAGGTGTGGATCGGCGGCACCGGCCTGGCCCGCGGCTACGCCGGCCGCCCCGACCTGACCGCCGAACGCTTCGTCCCCGACCCCTACGGCGAACCCGGCACCCGCCTCTACCGCACCGGCGACATCGCCCGCGTCCTGCCCGACGGCAACCTCGACTTCGTCACCCGCGCCGACCACCAGGTCAAACTCCGCGGCTACCGCATCGAACCCGGCGAGATCGAAACCGTCCTCACCGCCCACGAAGCCGTCGCCGAAGCCGTCGTCCTGGTCCGCGAGGACACCCCCGGCGCCAGGGAACTGGTCGCCTACCTCGTCCCCGCCCAGGACGCCGACCCCGCCGACCTCACCCCCGCCGCACTGCGCGCCCGCGCCGGCGAGACCCTCCCCCCGTACATGGTGCCCGCCGCCTACCTCACCCTCGACGCCCTGCCCCTGACCCCCAACGGCAAACTCGACCGGGCCGCCCTGCCCGCCCCCGGCCGCACCGCCACCGCCGTCGGCGCCTACACCGCCCCCCGCGACACCACCGAACACACCCTCACCAGGATCTGGGCCACCGTCCTGGGCCGCGACACCGTCGGCATCCACGACAGCTTCTTCGAACTCGGCGGCGACTCCATCCGCGCCGTCACCCTCGTCGGCGCCCTGCGCGAAGCCGGCTGGGAAACCACCGTCCGCGACATCTTCGCCCACCGCACCGTCGCCCGCCTGCGCACCGCCCTCGGCGACACCCTGGGCCACGGCCACGGCCACGGCGAAACCCCCGCACCGCACGCCCCCGTCGCCCGCTTCGCCCTCATCGACGAAAAGGACCGGGCCGCCCTGCCCGCCGACGTCACCGACGCCTACCCCCTCTCCCTCACCCAGGCCGGAATGCTCGTCGAGATGTACGGCCGCAGCACCGAGAACCGCTACCACAACATCACCTCCTTCCGGATCCGCGACCACCTCCCCTTCGACCCCGACGCCTTCCAGCAGGCCGCCGACCTGATCGTCGAACGCCACGAGGTCATGCGCACCTCCTTCGCCCTGGACGGCCACTCCCGCCCCCTCCAGCTCGTCCACGCCGCCGCCCGCATGCCCTGCCTCTTCGACGACCTGCGCCACCTGCCCGCCGAGCAACGCACCCAGACCCTGTGGGAATTCGCCGACCGCGACCGCCAACAGCTCTTCGACCTCACCCGCCCACCGCTCATGCGCATGGCCGTCCACCTCCTGGACGACGAGAGCTGGTGGCTGTCCATCACCGAATGCCACCCCGTCATCGAAGGCTGGAGCTACCACTCCCAGCTCATGGAGATGCTCCGCGCCTACCGCGCCCTGCGCTCCGGCAACCGCCCCGACCCCGCCCCGCCCCTGCCCGCCGTCCGCTACGCCGACTTCATCGCCGGCGAACTGCGCTCCCTGGACGACCCGGCCGACCGCGACCACTGGCGCCACATCGTCGACACCCACGAACGCTTCACCGTCCCCGCCGGATGGCAGGACGACGACGAAACCGACGAACGCTACCGCATCGACATCCCCCTCACCACCCTCGAACCCGGCCTGCGCACCCTGGCCACCGCCGCCGAAGTCCCCTACAAGAGCGTCCTGCACGCCGCCCACAGCAAGGTCCTGTCCCTGCTCACCCGCGCCGAACGCTTCCGCGGCGGCATGGTCGCCGACGCCCGCCCCGAACAGGCAGGAGCCGAACGCGTCTCCGGCATGTACCTCAACTCGGTGCCCTTCCCCTACGAACGCACCGCCACCACCTGGGGCCAACTCGCCCAGCAGGTCTTCGCCCGCGAAGTCGAACTGTGGCCCCACCGCCGCTACCCCATGCCCGCCATGCGCACCCCCGGCGGCGAATCCCACCTCATCGACGTCCTCTTCCACTACCTCGACTTCCACCAGGTCGACACCGAACTCATCGACATCATGGCCAGCCGCGACGACAGCCCCAACGAATTCCGCCTCGTCGTCGGCACCCCCGTGCGCGGCCACCTCTCCCTCGCCTCCCGCACCCGCACCCTCTCCCGCGGCCGCGCCAAACGCCTCGCCGCCCTCTACACCGCCGTCCTCACCGACATGGCCCGCACCGGCGCCGACGGCGACGCCCGCCACGCCTACCCCGACGCCCACGAACACGCCGCCCTGACCGCACCCGCCCTGCCGCACTCCCACACCCCCACCGACGTCCTCACCGCCTTCGAGACCCAGGCCGCCCGCACCCCGAACGCCCCCGCCCTCTCCGCAGGCACCGCCACCCTCTCCTACGCCGCACTCGACGCCCGCGCCGAAACCGTCGCCCGCCACCTGCGCACCCTGGGCGCCGGCCCCGAAACCCGCGTCGCCGTCCTCCTGGACCGCGGCTTCGACCTGGTGGCCGCACTCCTGGGCATCTGGAAGACCGGCGCCGCCCAGATCCCCCTGGACCCCTGCACCCCCGACACCCGCATCGCCGCCACCGGCTTCACCCTCGCCGTCACCGAACACCGCCACGCCCCCCGCCTGGGCAACACCCCCCTCCTGATCACCGAAGAACTCGACCCCACCCCCCAACCCGCCCCCACCCCCACCCGCAGGACGGCCCCCGCCCACGACCCGGACCGGCTCGCCTACGTCCTGCACACCTCCGGCTCCACCGGCACCCCCAAGGGCGTCGAGATCAGCCACCGCTCGCTCGCCCACTACCTGCACTGGGCCGTCGAGCAGTACGCCGCAGCCGGCACCGGCGGCGCCCCCTGGTTCACCTCCGCCGCCTTCGACCTCGGCATCCCCGCCCTGTACGCCCCCCTGATGACCGGCCAGACCGTGCGCCTGCTCCCGCAGACCTACCGGCCCGAAGAGTTCGGCACCGAACTCCTCAAGGGCGCCCCCTACTCCTTCGTCGGACTCACCCCCGGCCACCTGGCCCTGCTGGAAACACAGCTGACCGACACCGAACTCGCAGGACTGGCCGCCCTCGCCGTCTGCGCGGGCGACGCCTACCCCACCGCCCAGGCCGACCGCGTCGCCGCCCGCATCCGGCCCGGCGGCATGGCCCTGGCCGCCGAGTACGGCCCCACCGAGACCACCGTCGCCGCCACCGCCCTGCGCGTCCTGCCCCGCCACCGCCACCGCCCCCGGCCCCCGGCCCCCGGCCCCGCCGCACCCCCCTCCGGCCTGCCGGCCGGACTCCAGCACGCCGACACCCTGCACGCCCCCGAACGACCCCGCCACCCCCGCACCCTCGTGGCCCTCGGCTCCCCCCTCCCCGGCACCACCCTGCGCCTCCTGGACACCACCCTGCGACCGGTCCCCGACGGCACCGCCGGCGAGGTGTGGATCGGCGGCGACGGCCTGGCCCGCGGCTACGCCGGCCGCCCCGACCTGACCGCCGCAGCCTTCCTGCCCGACCCCTGGGGACTGCCCGGCACCCGCCTCTACCGCACCGGGGACCTGGCCCGCCGCCTGCCCGGCGGCGCCCTGGAATTCCTCGGCCGCACCGACCACCAGGTCAAGATCCGCGGACACCGCGTCGAACCCGGCGAGGCCGAGGCGGCACTCGCCGCCGACCCCTCGGTGAGCGAAGCCCTCGTCACCGCCGTCACCGCCGCCGACGGAGGCAAACGCCTGGCCGCCTGGGTCGTCCCCGCCCCGGGACACACCGTCCTGGTGCCCGCCCTGCGCGAGAGACTGCGCGCCGTCCTGCCCGCCGCCGCCATCCCGGCCACCGTCACCGCCCTGCCCGCCCTCCCGCTCGGCGCCAACGGCAAACGCGACAGGTCCGCCCCGGCGGCCCGCACCGCCACCGCCGCCCCCGCCCCCTACCAGGCACCGCGCACCGACACCGAACGCCGCCTCGCCGCCGTCTGGGCCCAGGTCCTGGGCCTCGAACAGGTCGGCATGCACGACGACTTCAGGGACCTGGGCGGCGACTCCCTGCTCGTACCGCCCCTGCTGCTCGCCGCCCGCAGGGCCGGCCTCCCGCTCGACCTCGCGACGGCACTGCGCCACCACACCGTGGAACACCTGGCCGCCGCACTCGACGTCCGCACGGCCCACGACCCGGCCCAGGAAGGCTGA
- a CDS encoding ornithine carbamoyltransferase, translated as MRHLISIDDLTDAQLRRIVHRGAEFSAGSARRPAPLDGQVVGIYFAKTSTRTRTAFSSGALRLGGSLIAYGPGDLQLNTGETTEDTGRVLSGMLDVLVARTAGPEAELRAWARQNTMSVVNAMTAEEHPTQALTDLTTLLRHFGRLEGLRILYAGEGNNTAAALALALTRFPGVRLEIRTPPGYGLSETVAHRARARAARTGATLVERHDMDEPTGGHDVIYTTRWQTTGTSKPDPGWRHAFAPFQVTPALWETSPGAVFMHDLPAHRGEEVTAEVLDGPHSIAFAQATNKMHSAMAVLEFVRTPATAKEPAPAPDRTLAAAR; from the coding sequence ATGCGCCATCTGATCTCCATCGACGACCTCACCGACGCGCAACTGCGACGGATCGTGCACCGCGGCGCCGAATTCTCCGCCGGCTCCGCCCGGCGCCCCGCACCACTGGACGGCCAGGTGGTCGGCATCTACTTCGCCAAGACCTCCACCCGCACCCGTACCGCCTTCTCCTCCGGAGCCCTGCGCCTGGGCGGCTCCCTCATCGCCTACGGCCCCGGCGACCTCCAGCTCAACACCGGCGAGACCACCGAGGACACCGGCCGCGTGCTGTCCGGCATGCTCGACGTCCTGGTCGCCCGCACCGCCGGACCGGAAGCCGAACTGCGCGCCTGGGCACGGCAGAACACCATGTCCGTGGTCAACGCCATGACCGCCGAGGAACACCCCACCCAGGCCCTCACCGACCTCACCACCCTGCTGCGCCACTTCGGCCGCCTCGAGGGCCTGCGCATCCTGTACGCGGGCGAGGGAAACAACACCGCCGCGGCCCTCGCCCTCGCCCTGACCCGCTTCCCCGGCGTCCGCCTGGAGATCCGCACCCCGCCCGGCTACGGCCTGAGCGAGACGGTCGCCCACCGGGCCCGCGCCCGCGCCGCCCGCACCGGCGCCACCCTGGTCGAGCGGCACGACATGGACGAACCGACCGGCGGCCACGACGTGATCTACACGACCCGCTGGCAGACCACCGGCACCAGCAAACCCGACCCCGGCTGGCGCCACGCCTTCGCCCCCTTCCAGGTCACCCCCGCCCTGTGGGAGACCAGCCCCGGCGCCGTGTTCATGCACGACCTGCCCGCCCACCGGGGCGAGGAGGTGACGGCCGAGGTACTGGACGGACCGCACAGCATCGCCTTCGCCCAGGCCACCAACAAGATGCACAGCGCAATGGCGGTACTGGAGTTCGTCCGCACCCCCGCCACCGCAAAGGAACCCGCACCGGCCCCCGACCGCACCCTGGCGGCCGCACGATGA